In Chryseobacterium gleum, a single genomic region encodes these proteins:
- a CDS encoding TonB-dependent receptor encodes MSIIFKKRLIIALVLPTAALYYGQSTKDSLEKSKSIDEVMLVGRNLSQTAKERKTPVAVSNIKAAEIQEKLGNREFPEIMKSTPSVYVTKVGGGFGDSRINMRGFDGANIAVIINGQPVNDMQGGTVYWSNWTGLADIASNIQIQRGLGASKFVVPSVGGTINIVTKATDAEQKAMIKGEVGNDNYSRISAMYSSGLKNKWGTTVLLSRWQGDGYINGTKGEGYSWFFSTGFKPNEKHAFNLIATGAPQVHDTRRSSATGANVATLQQFETYGRRYNPQTGMLNGSQFNLAPNFYHKPIASLNWDWTMNDNLKLSTVVYGSWGRGGGGTGLNGSIKNASGQTMNFMNYGPGGDGTINWDMIYRYNRGGMVTDYNGNTFQKSTFTAPAGSPGDYNGQYVSTLNGTSGIVRKQSINAHDWYGVIADLNYKKNNWTFNGGIDLKTYKGALYDIVTDMLGSDALFVPSTANAPKGYYINQTVKPEPLTKLKDAQKVSIHNEGLVKWAGIYGMVEYSSEKLSASVQGSVSEQYYKRRDYMLYTPGNQETKWYHKTGYIVKGGANYNIDDHHNVFFNTGVISRQPLFNALFPSNQNIYNDAKNERIFSVELGYGFKSRYVDVNINAYRTQWDDRFISRTFNATAADVAKFSQLTLGNAYFYNALNVGQLHQGIELEAKARPFTNLRLRGMVSLGNWKYKGNANFNILDVQNNQEIAGATGTINIKDLKVGDAAQTTASIGADYNITKAFSIDANWEYYDKLYAQFNPINFLTEAAREKGIVKLPSYHLFDVGASYKFTLDAKKSLTLRANVYNLFNKYYISELSSNIFAGDKIANGPDAGKTYQEAGRVYQGVADGNTGFLGFGRTWSVAATLRF; translated from the coding sequence ATGAGCATTATTTTTAAAAAGCGTCTAATTATAGCGCTTGTATTACCTACGGCGGCCTTGTATTACGGGCAGAGTACGAAGGATTCATTAGAAAAATCCAAATCTATTGATGAGGTGATGTTGGTGGGTAGAAACCTTTCCCAAACAGCCAAAGAGAGAAAAACTCCTGTTGCAGTTTCCAACATCAAGGCAGCAGAAATTCAGGAGAAACTGGGAAATAGAGAATTCCCTGAGATTATGAAGTCTACCCCATCCGTTTACGTCACTAAAGTAGGTGGAGGATTCGGAGACAGCAGAATCAACATGAGAGGTTTTGATGGTGCTAACATTGCGGTGATTATCAACGGACAGCCGGTGAATGACATGCAGGGAGGTACTGTGTATTGGTCTAACTGGACGGGATTGGCGGATATTGCCAGCAATATTCAGATCCAGAGAGGTTTGGGAGCTTCTAAATTTGTAGTTCCGTCTGTAGGAGGAACGATCAATATTGTAACCAAAGCTACCGATGCCGAGCAGAAAGCAATGATTAAAGGTGAAGTTGGAAATGATAACTACTCCAGAATTTCTGCGATGTACTCCTCAGGGTTAAAAAACAAATGGGGAACAACCGTATTGCTTTCCCGCTGGCAAGGTGACGGATACATCAACGGAACGAAAGGAGAAGGTTACTCATGGTTTTTCTCAACAGGATTTAAGCCTAATGAAAAACATGCTTTCAATTTAATTGCAACCGGAGCACCACAGGTACACGACACAAGAAGATCTTCTGCCACCGGAGCAAACGTAGCAACACTGCAGCAGTTTGAAACCTATGGAAGAAGATACAACCCGCAAACAGGAATGTTAAACGGTTCTCAATTCAACCTAGCTCCTAACTTCTACCATAAGCCTATCGCATCTTTGAACTGGGACTGGACAATGAATGATAATCTTAAGTTATCTACAGTTGTTTATGGTTCTTGGGGACGTGGCGGTGGAGGTACCGGACTTAACGGTTCTATCAAGAACGCCAGCGGACAAACCATGAATTTCATGAATTATGGTCCTGGTGGAGACGGTACGATCAACTGGGATATGATTTACCGTTACAACAGAGGTGGTATGGTAACTGATTATAATGGAAATACCTTCCAGAAGTCTACCTTTACTGCACCTGCAGGTTCTCCCGGTGATTACAACGGACAATATGTTTCTACTCTGAACGGAACCAGCGGTATCGTAAGAAAACAGAGTATCAATGCTCATGACTGGTATGGAGTGATTGCTGACCTTAATTACAAAAAAAATAACTGGACTTTCAACGGAGGTATTGATCTTAAGACCTATAAAGGCGCGCTGTACGATATTGTAACAGATATGTTAGGATCTGATGCGTTATTTGTTCCTTCCACAGCCAATGCTCCGAAAGGATATTACATTAATCAAACTGTAAAGCCGGAGCCGCTTACCAAGCTTAAAGATGCTCAGAAAGTATCTATCCACAACGAAGGTCTGGTAAAATGGGCAGGTATTTACGGAATGGTTGAATACAGCTCTGAAAAGCTGAGTGCATCTGTTCAGGGATCTGTTTCCGAGCAATATTACAAGAGAAGAGATTATATGCTGTACACTCCTGGAAACCAGGAAACAAAATGGTACCACAAAACGGGTTATATTGTAAAAGGAGGTGCCAACTATAATATTGACGATCACCACAATGTATTTTTCAATACAGGGGTTATTTCAAGACAGCCGTTATTCAACGCTTTATTCCCTTCAAACCAGAACATCTACAATGATGCGAAGAATGAAAGAATCTTCTCTGTAGAATTAGGTTACGGTTTCAAATCCCGTTATGTGGATGTGAACATCAACGCTTACAGAACGCAATGGGATGACAGATTCATTTCAAGAACATTCAATGCTACGGCTGCAGATGTTGCCAAATTCTCTCAGTTAACCCTTGGAAATGCTTACTTCTATAATGCATTGAACGTAGGACAATTACACCAGGGAATCGAATTGGAAGCAAAAGCAAGACCTTTCACTAATCTTAGATTAAGAGGAATGGTATCATTGGGGAACTGGAAGTATAAAGGAAACGCCAACTTCAACATTCTTGATGTTCAGAACAACCAGGAAATTGCAGGTGCAACGGGAACGATCAATATTAAAGACCTGAAGGTTGGGGACGCAGCTCAAACAACAGCCAGCATCGGAGCTGATTATAATATTACCAAAGCTTTCAGTATTGATGCCAACTGGGAATATTATGACAAGCTTTATGCACAGTTCAACCCGATCAATTTCCTTACAGAAGCCGCAAGAGAAAAAGGAATTGTAAAGTTACCAAGCTATCATTTATTTGATGTAGGGGCTTCTTACAAATTCACATTGGATGCGAAAAAGTCTTTAACATTGAGAGCGAACGTATATAACTTATTCAACAAATATTATATTTCTGAATTAAGCTCCAACATCTTCGCAGGCGATAAAATTGCCAATGGCCCGGATGCCGGAAAAACTTATCAGGAAGCTGGCAGAGTGTATCAGGGTGTTGCAGACGGTAATACAGGATTCCTTGGTTTTGGAAGAACCTGGTCTGTTGCAGCAACTTTGAGATTCTAA
- a CDS encoding ferritin-like domain-containing protein, whose product METKTATKKATTGKTTTAKTTAKTPAKKNAAKSLEDLFEDALKDIYWAEKALLKALPVMMKNATDEKLKKGIDKHITETEGHVERLEECFKALGKKAQAKKCDAMQGLLDEGKSIMEETEPGAVRDAGIIAAAQKVEHYEIATYGTLAAFAKVLKEEECLKNFLSTLEEEKKCDELLTKVADTNLNSKAM is encoded by the coding sequence ATGGAAACTAAAACGGCAACCAAAAAAGCAACAACAGGAAAAACAACAACCGCAAAAACAACAGCCAAAACGCCGGCTAAAAAAAATGCAGCCAAGAGTCTGGAAGATCTTTTTGAAGATGCACTGAAAGACATTTACTGGGCTGAAAAAGCACTGTTGAAAGCGCTGCCGGTAATGATGAAGAATGCTACCGATGAAAAACTTAAAAAAGGCATTGACAAGCATATCACCGAAACAGAAGGTCATGTGGAAAGACTGGAGGAATGTTTTAAAGCATTGGGTAAAAAAGCCCAGGCCAAGAAGTGTGATGCCATGCAGGGATTGCTGGATGAAGGGAAAAGCATCATGGAAGAGACAGAACCGGGAGCAGTAAGAGACGCAGGAATTATTGCAGCTGCACAAAAAGTTGAACATTATGAAATTGCTACGTATGGTACACTGGCAGCATTCGCAAAAGTATTGAAGGAAGAAGAATGTCTTAAAAACTTTTTAAGCACATTGGAAGAAGAAAAAAAATGTGATGAACTGCTTACAAAAGTTGCTGATACCAATCTCAACAGCAAAGCAATGTAA
- a CDS encoding CinA family protein encodes MILKSSQIAHADSLSVKSLVHFVIELEKLFKRIGEYLLSGNETVSTAESVTAGFLQFSFSQMKDASQFFKGGMTAYTLEEKVNLLDVDAAEARQFNSVSPHIAETMALQAGKIYKTDWSIGVTGYATPVEESHGKLFAYFAIAYKGKVVLSEKLDLHSRTKSVNAQLYYSEFILGCFKLELDKRHENKE; translated from the coding sequence ATGATTTTAAAATCTTCACAAATTGCTCACGCTGATTCGCTATCAGTGAAATCCTTAGTGCATTTCGTTATAGAACTGGAAAAGCTGTTTAAGCGTATAGGAGAATATCTGCTTTCGGGAAATGAAACTGTTTCAACAGCCGAAAGTGTTACTGCTGGCTTCCTGCAGTTTTCGTTTTCCCAGATGAAAGATGCTTCCCAATTCTTTAAAGGGGGAATGACCGCGTATACTTTAGAAGAAAAAGTAAATCTTCTTGATGTAGATGCTGCTGAAGCCAGGCAATTTAACAGTGTATCTCCTCATATTGCTGAAACTATGGCGCTACAGGCAGGTAAAATATACAAAACAGACTGGTCTATCGGAGTAACGGGGTATGCTACTCCGGTGGAAGAATCACATGGAAAGCTTTTCGCTTACTTCGCCATTGCTTATAAAGGAAAGGTTGTTCTTTCTGAAAAATTAGATCTGCATTCCAGAACAAAGTCTGTTAATGCTCAGCTTTATTACAGTGAATTCATTCTGGGATGCTTTAAGCTGGAACTCGATAAACGCCATGAAAACAAAGAATAA
- a CDS encoding alpha-amylase: protein MIQFFHWYHPGNLWNEFAEKAEYLKDLGFTAVWFPPANKCSLNMEGRGYDVYDLYDLGEFNQKGSIPTRYGTKAEYLMAIEKAHEVGMSVYADIVLNHRMGGDEEEKMVVHQLNEENRNERISENMEVSAYTKFTFPGRKGVYSDFIWDYHCFSGIDYVIREGEEMKGVFKIHNEYGEEWTDAVSHQFGNYDYLMGADIEYRNPYVVQEMKNWIRWYMETTKVDGIRLDALKHISSDFLKDWTQYIKTEINPECYILGEFWKDEAEKIEYFSDQMTGLISCFDAPLHYNFFRASDEGRNYDLSGILKGSFLEKKPVFSVSFVENHDTQQLQALESAVKDWFKPLAYAIILLTDEAYPCVFYPDLFGAEYIDIKEDQEVHIIMPKVEELPGLLEARKLFAYGNQIDYFDHPNCIAFVRTGDEKHPGCVVIMSNSEEGYKEIELGKEHADSVYIDFLKNRHEEIAADQNGKAVFRVNSGSVSVWVKKQTP from the coding sequence ATGATTCAGTTTTTCCATTGGTACCATCCGGGAAACCTTTGGAATGAGTTTGCTGAAAAAGCAGAATATTTAAAAGATCTGGGGTTTACTGCCGTCTGGTTTCCTCCTGCCAATAAATGCAGTCTCAATATGGAAGGACGTGGCTATGATGTCTATGATCTTTACGATCTGGGAGAATTTAATCAGAAAGGAAGTATACCCACTCGTTACGGGACGAAAGCTGAATATTTAATGGCTATAGAGAAAGCGCATGAGGTGGGAATGTCTGTGTACGCAGATATTGTTTTAAACCATAGGATGGGAGGAGATGAAGAAGAAAAGATGGTGGTGCATCAGCTGAATGAAGAAAACCGTAATGAAAGAATCTCAGAAAATATGGAGGTTTCGGCCTATACGAAATTTACTTTTCCGGGAAGAAAAGGAGTGTATTCGGACTTTATATGGGATTATCATTGCTTCAGTGGTATTGATTATGTGATCAGAGAAGGAGAGGAGATGAAGGGTGTTTTTAAAATCCATAATGAATATGGTGAAGAGTGGACGGATGCGGTAAGCCACCAGTTTGGTAATTATGATTATCTGATGGGCGCTGATATAGAATACCGTAATCCTTATGTTGTGCAGGAAATGAAAAACTGGATCAGATGGTATATGGAAACAACAAAGGTTGACGGGATACGCCTGGATGCTTTAAAACACATTTCTTCAGACTTCCTGAAAGACTGGACCCAATATATAAAGACAGAAATTAACCCTGAATGCTATATTCTGGGAGAATTCTGGAAAGACGAAGCCGAGAAAATTGAATATTTTTCTGATCAGATGACTGGCCTCATTTCCTGTTTTGATGCGCCGCTGCATTACAATTTCTTCAGAGCCTCAGACGAAGGTAGAAATTATGATCTGAGTGGAATATTAAAAGGAAGTTTTCTGGAAAAGAAACCTGTTTTCTCGGTTTCCTTTGTGGAAAATCATGATACGCAGCAGCTTCAGGCTCTTGAGTCTGCGGTGAAAGACTGGTTTAAGCCCTTGGCTTATGCTATTATTCTCCTTACTGATGAGGCTTATCCCTGTGTATTTTATCCTGACCTTTTTGGCGCAGAATATATTGATATAAAAGAAGATCAGGAAGTACATATTATTATGCCGAAGGTAGAAGAACTTCCCGGACTCCTTGAAGCAAGAAAGCTTTTTGCATATGGTAATCAGATTGATTATTTTGATCATCCCAACTGCATAGCTTTTGTTCGGACAGGAGATGAAAAGCATCCGGGCTGTGTTGTGATCATGTCCAACAGTGAAGAAGGCTATAAAGAAATAGAATTGGGAAAAGAACATGCAGATTCAGTCTATATTGATTTCTTAAAGAACCGCCATGAAGAAATTGCTGCTGATCAGAACGGAAAAGCTGTATTCCGGGTAAATTCCGGCTCGGTAAGTGTATGGGTGAAAAAACAAACACCGTAA
- a CDS encoding SDR family oxidoreductase, whose protein sequence is MKDLQLKNKSVLITGADSGIGKAIALLFAKEGADIAFIHYHDAKDAQKTSQEIEKLGHKVLSFEGDINDSTFCKTVVDEVVSKFGGIDILINNAGTQVPCNAIEDLKEEDIRKTFDSNIIGMILLTKFVFPHLKKGGVIINTTSATAYMGHEELLDYSATKGAIVSFTRSLALQAKPKGIRVNAVAPGPVATPLTEKTFGEEDEDQDKPPLERNASTEEVAASFLFLATEASAQFTGQVLHPNGGLIVNG, encoded by the coding sequence ATGAAAGATTTACAACTGAAAAATAAATCGGTCCTTATTACAGGAGCAGACAGCGGAATTGGTAAAGCCATCGCTCTTTTGTTTGCCAAGGAAGGAGCTGATATTGCATTTATACACTACCATGACGCCAAAGATGCTCAGAAAACAAGTCAGGAAATTGAAAAACTGGGACACAAAGTTCTCTCATTTGAAGGAGACATTAATGACAGTACATTCTGTAAAACTGTTGTTGATGAGGTCGTTTCCAAATTCGGTGGAATAGATATCCTCATTAATAATGCCGGGACACAGGTTCCGTGCAATGCGATAGAGGATCTCAAAGAAGAAGATATCCGAAAGACTTTTGATTCAAACATTATTGGAATGATCCTGCTGACAAAATTTGTATTTCCCCATTTAAAAAAGGGTGGTGTTATTATTAATACAACCTCTGCCACCGCTTATATGGGACATGAAGAACTATTGGATTATTCCGCAACCAAAGGAGCCATTGTTTCGTTCACACGCTCACTGGCGCTTCAGGCTAAACCGAAAGGAATACGTGTGAATGCCGTAGCGCCAGGACCTGTAGCCACACCGCTTACGGAAAAAACATTCGGCGAAGAGGATGAGGATCAGGATAAACCGCCTTTAGAACGTAATGCCTCTACTGAAGAAGTGGCAGCAAGCTTTTTATTTCTTGCTACAGAGGCCTCCGCACAGTTTACCGGGCAGGTTCTTCACCCGAATGGCGGCTTAATTGTTAACGGTTAA
- a CDS encoding alpha-ketoglutarate-dependent dioxygenase AlkB family protein, whose protein sequence is MEQLSLFNTEDLYEFPKDLLEYREHFLSREEADQLRAHLLETVSWKQRTQKMYDKTVLTPRLTAWYGDDETAYPSGNGELETCYWTPELFSLKQKIEETFGYRFNSVLLNLYRDHNDSVAWHRDKESRYGKRPVIASVSLGQTRNFDFRKKDHHQSKYSLPLPHGSLLIMKGDLQEHWEHRIAKSVTAMKERINLTFRLVNQS, encoded by the coding sequence ATGGAGCAGCTTAGTTTATTTAATACAGAAGATCTGTACGAATTTCCGAAAGATCTTCTGGAGTACAGAGAGCATTTCCTGAGCAGGGAAGAAGCTGACCAGCTTAGGGCTCATCTGCTTGAAACGGTTTCCTGGAAACAAAGAACCCAGAAAATGTACGATAAGACTGTCTTAACGCCGCGGTTAACCGCATGGTATGGAGATGATGAAACAGCCTATCCTTCGGGTAACGGCGAACTGGAAACCTGTTACTGGACACCTGAGCTGTTTTCTTTGAAACAAAAAATAGAGGAGACATTCGGGTATCGGTTCAATTCTGTATTGCTCAATCTGTATAGAGATCATAATGATTCTGTTGCCTGGCACAGGGACAAAGAAAGCAGATATGGCAAACGTCCCGTGATTGCATCAGTAAGTTTAGGACAGACCAGAAATTTTGATTTCAGGAAAAAAGATCATCATCAGAGTAAATACAGTCTCCCGCTTCCACATGGATCATTATTGATTATGAAAGGAGATTTGCAGGAGCATTGGGAGCACCGTATTGCCAAATCTGTAACTGCTATGAAAGAGCGTATTAATCTGACATTTCGATTGGTTAATCAGTCTTAA
- a CDS encoding Fn3-like domain-containing protein — MHKFIHLFIFFILTGSSSLLAQSISMSPTRLFFTGNPGEKVTKTVTLQNSSDKDYVFNLNYKDWYREEDGNKVYLEAGSSKTSNASWVSTLENTVTVPAKSTKEIAVTMQIPANASPSAVTNSMLFFTQLPQQADKARVQNGIGIITLFEVGLHIFYTPPGNHVKSLDITNIAEVSNQNAANRKVAVSIHNDGNTINDATVEVELTNTDNGKEIKLPAISISMFPDTNQVVQFSLPENISGNFLGVAIIKMAESNDLRVGEKNFKF, encoded by the coding sequence ATGCACAAGTTTATTCACCTTTTCATTTTCTTTATTCTCACAGGATCTTCTTCACTTCTGGCACAAAGCATCTCTATGTCGCCTACACGCTTGTTTTTTACAGGTAATCCGGGAGAAAAAGTAACAAAGACAGTCACGCTTCAAAACAGCTCAGATAAGGATTATGTTTTTAATCTCAACTATAAAGACTGGTATAGAGAAGAAGACGGAAATAAGGTTTATCTTGAGGCAGGCAGTTCAAAAACTTCCAATGCTTCCTGGGTATCCACCTTAGAAAATACTGTAACTGTTCCTGCAAAAAGTACAAAGGAGATTGCAGTAACCATGCAGATTCCTGCAAATGCATCACCATCTGCCGTTACAAACAGCATGCTGTTTTTTACCCAGCTTCCTCAGCAGGCAGATAAGGCACGTGTTCAGAATGGAATTGGTATTATCACCTTATTTGAAGTGGGACTTCATATCTTTTACACTCCACCGGGGAACCATGTGAAAAGTCTGGATATTACCAATATTGCAGAGGTAAGTAATCAGAATGCAGCGAACAGAAAAGTCGCAGTAAGCATCCATAATGATGGAAACACAATCAATGATGCCACTGTTGAGGTTGAACTTACCAACACAGACAATGGGAAGGAAATAAAATTACCCGCAATTTCAATCTCTATGTTTCCGGATACCAATCAGGTTGTTCAATTTTCTTTACCAGAGAATATTTCAGGAAACTTCCTGGGTGTGGCTATTATTAAAATGGCAGAATCCAATGATTTACGTGTAGGAGAAAAAAACTTTAAATTTTAA
- a CDS encoding GNAT family N-acetyltransferase — MQLYTERLLLRDITIDDKHDIFDYRSDAEANKFQSWIPETPEDVESFIQRNSTEFNQPESWYQLLITDKETKTVIGDIGVHFFGHENVQTELGITLSTAFQGKGYASEALKGIIGFLFNDLHKHRITASVDPDNTASIQLLERIGLRKEGHFVKSLFWKNNWVDDVIYAVLREEWPAK; from the coding sequence ATGCAGCTTTATACAGAAAGATTACTTCTGAGAGATATTACTATTGATGATAAACATGACATTTTCGATTACCGTTCGGATGCAGAAGCCAATAAATTTCAAAGCTGGATTCCTGAAACCCCGGAAGATGTGGAAAGTTTTATCCAAAGAAACAGTACAGAGTTCAATCAGCCCGAAAGCTGGTACCAACTGTTAATTACTGATAAAGAAACAAAAACAGTTATTGGAGATATCGGAGTTCATTTCTTCGGACATGAAAATGTACAGACGGAATTAGGAATTACTTTAAGTACAGCTTTCCAAGGCAAAGGCTACGCATCCGAAGCTTTAAAAGGTATTATCGGTTTCCTTTTTAATGATTTGCATAAGCACAGAATTACTGCTTCTGTTGATCCTGATAATACAGCTTCTATTCAGTTACTGGAAAGAATCGGGCTGAGAAAAGAGGGGCATTTTGTGAAAAGTCTCTTTTGGAAAAACAATTGGGTAGATGATGTTATTTATGCTGTTCTACGTGAAGAGTGGCCCGCAAAATAG
- a CDS encoding low affinity iron permease family protein — MKKKFFERFSDRVVCITGSPGAFITASLLVIVWAVSGPLFNYSETWQLVINTGTTIVTFLMVFLIQKTQNKDSKAIQIKLNELIASYEKASNRLVDIEDLTEEELDKLHKYYEQLSKQSKEQQDSRDSAKDE, encoded by the coding sequence ATGAAAAAAAAATTTTTTGAAAGGTTTTCGGATCGTGTTGTTTGTATAACCGGAAGTCCAGGTGCTTTTATTACAGCAAGTTTACTGGTTATTGTCTGGGCTGTAAGTGGACCTCTTTTCAATTATTCTGAAACCTGGCAGCTTGTTATCAATACAGGTACCACAATTGTAACTTTTCTGATGGTATTTCTGATTCAAAAAACTCAGAACAAAGATTCCAAGGCGATTCAGATAAAGCTTAATGAACTGATTGCATCCTATGAAAAAGCCAGCAACCGGCTGGTTGATATTGAAGATCTGACGGAAGAAGAGCTGGACAAACTCCATAAATATTATGAGCAGCTTAGCAAGCAGTCCAAAGAACAACAAGATTCCAGGGATTCTGCGAAAGATGAATAG
- a CDS encoding DUF4142 domain-containing protein, protein MKNFVVTIFAAAALMACKKNESTSSTQSHESTSMSAPAESGTTVTDSTKMPETKSDIGTLNDQDKKFADAAAIGGLMEVMMGKLAATNAENSAVKSLGVMMVTDHSKANDELKKWASGAGYTLPAALDAEKQKMYDDLKAKKGKDFDKKYTDLMVSDHKEDIEAFRKESSEGKESSLKTFASKTLPTLEHHLHESEKAKNAVK, encoded by the coding sequence ATGAAAAATTTTGTAGTAACAATTTTTGCAGCTGCTGCTTTGATGGCCTGCAAAAAAAACGAATCGACATCAAGTACCCAATCGCATGAAAGTACATCAATGTCTGCCCCTGCAGAATCGGGTACGACCGTAACTGACTCCACTAAAATGCCTGAAACAAAGAGTGACATCGGTACTCTGAATGATCAGGACAAAAAATTTGCAGATGCTGCAGCCATAGGAGGCCTGATGGAAGTGATGATGGGAAAACTGGCCGCAACCAATGCAGAGAATTCAGCTGTGAAGTCCCTGGGTGTAATGATGGTTACAGATCATAGCAAAGCAAATGATGAACTTAAGAAATGGGCTTCAGGAGCTGGCTATACCTTGCCTGCAGCCTTGGATGCCGAAAAGCAGAAGATGTATGATGATCTGAAAGCCAAAAAAGGAAAAGACTTTGACAAAAAGTATACAGATCTTATGGTGAGTGATCACAAAGAAGATATTGAAGCATTCCGAAAAGAATCCTCAGAAGGAAAAGAATCTTCTCTTAAAACGTTTGCCAGTAAGACCCTTCCTACATTAGAACATCACTTGCACGAATCTGAAAAAGCAAAAAATGCAGTGAAATAA
- a CDS encoding PA2169 family four-helix-bundle protein, producing MNNQEEIAVLNDLLHITNDRREGFEKVEGKVWEMYPDVKDEYDHMISQSKIMKNELINLITEKQGVPDDSTSVAGALHRTWIDIKNSFTMGNLVESTLENVVFGEKAAIETYQNALTSGKLSEKSNKIVSEQLRSLKNSYNQFRKIEEYKKKE from the coding sequence ATGAACAATCAGGAAGAAATCGCAGTATTAAATGACCTACTTCATATTACCAACGACAGAAGGGAAGGCTTTGAAAAAGTTGAAGGAAAAGTATGGGAAATGTATCCCGATGTAAAAGATGAGTATGACCATATGATTTCACAATCGAAAATTATGAAAAATGAACTGATTAACCTCATCACAGAAAAACAAGGTGTTCCTGATGACTCCACTTCCGTGGCCGGAGCCCTTCACAGAACATGGATTGATATTAAAAATTCATTTACCATGGGGAATCTGGTAGAGTCTACCCTGGAAAATGTAGTGTTTGGAGAAAAAGCAGCTATAGAAACCTATCAGAACGCTCTGACCAGCGGTAAACTTAGTGAAAAGAGTAATAAAATAGTATCCGAACAGCTTCGCAGCCTAAAAAATTCCTACAACCAGTTCAGGAAAATTGAAGAATATAAAAAGAAAGAGTAA
- the pnuC gene encoding nicotinamide riboside transporter PnuC, translating into MMQDILNQITWPEWFGVLFSVIQVLLARKNNSNNYLFGIAGILLTLYVMLTSRLYAEFTLNLYYLIMSIYGWLYWKFGKQKSEMEISVTSTTEKWIAGGIVLGTFILFWSFLTHFTDSDVPVWDSLVSAFAWAGMWLMARRKIENWVILNISNIISIPLLLHKELYLYAVLTSFLFIVAISGYIEWQKVMRAKADTHY; encoded by the coding sequence ATGATGCAGGACATTTTAAATCAAATTACCTGGCCTGAATGGTTCGGGGTTTTATTTTCGGTAATTCAGGTCTTACTGGCCCGTAAAAACAATTCTAACAATTATCTTTTCGGAATTGCAGGCATTCTGCTTACGCTATATGTGATGCTGACTTCCAGGCTTTATGCTGAATTTACATTAAACCTTTATTATCTGATCATGAGCATCTATGGATGGCTTTACTGGAAATTCGGAAAGCAGAAATCTGAAATGGAAATCTCAGTTACTTCCACGACAGAAAAATGGATTGCGGGAGGAATTGTTCTGGGAACATTCATTTTGTTCTGGTCTTTTCTCACTCATTTTACCGACTCGGATGTTCCTGTCTGGGATTCTCTGGTAAGCGCTTTTGCATGGGCTGGCATGTGGCTTATGGCAAGAAGAAAAATTGAGAACTGGGTAATCCTCAATATCAGCAATATAATTTCTATACCTCTGTTACTGCATAAAGAATTATATCTATATGCTGTTTTAACCTCATTTTTATTCATAGTGGCCATCTCCGGTTATATAGAATGGCAGAAAGTTATGAGGGCTAAAGCTGATACTCACTATTAA